The Pirellulales bacterium genome includes a window with the following:
- a CDS encoding SCO family protein: MDARRQIACAALAAAIIASLFRSAQAVPAALQGVGFDQRLNQQVPLDAEFTDEAGRSVQLTDYFHGKPVILVLAYYQCPRLCTLVLNGLVQGMLEMKLDAGRDFQVVTISFDPREDWRLAASKKESYILRYARPGAAAGWHFLTGTEEQIHRVADAVGFRYRFDPAQNQFLHAAGIVILTPEGRASRYFYDVNYSGRDLRLGLVEAANLQIGSPVDQILLYCFHYDAALGRYSASIMNMVRGLGVVTMIAIGAFVVFLQRSHARVVRRTPPVTDLPEANVTAAR, from the coding sequence ATGGATGCGCGGCGACAAATAGCGTGCGCGGCGCTGGCGGCTGCCATCATTGCCAGCCTGTTTCGTAGCGCGCAGGCGGTGCCGGCCGCGCTGCAGGGCGTTGGCTTCGATCAGCGTCTGAACCAGCAGGTGCCATTGGATGCGGAGTTCACGGACGAAGCCGGCCGGTCCGTGCAGTTGACCGATTACTTCCACGGCAAGCCCGTCATCCTCGTGCTGGCCTACTACCAATGCCCTCGTTTGTGCACGCTCGTGCTCAATGGCCTGGTGCAGGGGATGTTGGAAATGAAGCTCGACGCGGGCCGCGATTTTCAGGTGGTCACGATCAGCTTCGATCCGCGCGAGGATTGGCGCCTGGCGGCGAGCAAAAAGGAGAGCTACATCTTGCGCTACGCGCGGCCGGGCGCCGCCGCCGGCTGGCATTTCCTTACCGGAACCGAGGAGCAGATTCATCGCGTGGCCGATGCCGTCGGGTTTCGCTACCGGTTCGATCCGGCACAAAACCAGTTCCTCCACGCTGCTGGCATCGTGATCCTGACACCAGAAGGCCGCGCGTCGCGCTACTTCTACGACGTGAACTACTCGGGCCGGGACCTGCGGCTGGGGCTGGTCGAGGCTGCGAATCTCCAGATCGGCTCGCCCGTCGATCAGATATTGCTGTATTGCTTTCACTACGACGCGGCACTGGGCCGTTACTCGGCCAGCATCATGAACATGGTGCGCGGCCTGGGAGTGGTGACCATGATCGCGATCGGAGCATTCGTCGTTTTCCTGCAGCGATCTCACGCGCGCGTCGTCCGCCGAACGCCGCCGGTCACCGACCTTCCGGAAGCAAATGTAACGGCGGCACGCTAG